In Litorilinea aerophila, the genomic stretch TTTGTAGCGCCCTCGACCGCGGGCACGGTGGAATCGGCCACCCTGGGCATACTGGTGGCCTTGCTCCTGTTTCCCGCAGCCACCATGCTGCAGAAGATGGGCATTGCCTTCATCTTTGCGCTGGCGGGCACGGTGCTATTCCTGCAGATGTTGGCCCGCATCCCCCTGAAGGATGTCATCATCGTGCCCCTGGTGGGCATTATGTTCGGGCGGGTCATCGGCGCGGTGACCACCTTTTTCGCCTACCGCCACGACCTCCTGCAGAGCCTGGGCGCGTGGACCAACGGCGACTTTTCCGGCGTGTTGCGGGGACGGTATGAGCTTCTGTACGTGGCCATTCCGGCCGTGATGCTGGCCTACTGGTTTGCCGACCGCTTCACCCTGGCCGGCATGGGCGAGGATTTCGCCCGCAACCTGGGGCTGAACTACCAGCAGGTCCTCTACCTGGGCCTCTCCATCGTGGCCCTGGTCACCGCCGTGGTGGTCTTGACCGTGGGTGCCATCCCCTTCCTGGGCCTGATCGTCCCCAATGTGGTCAGCCTGCTGCTGGGCGACCACATGCGGCGGACCCTGCCCTACACGGCCTGGGGCGGCGCGCTGCTGGTGCTGGCCTGCGATCTGCTGGGCCGGCTGATCCGCTACCCCTA encodes the following:
- a CDS encoding ABC transporter permease; translated protein: MERRVVVSMTLLLGVLAVLSLFVGAHTLTLNGLLAWDSTQLRVFLASRVPRLVAILTAGMGMGVVGLVMQQLARNRFVAPSTAGTVESATLGILVALLLFPAATMLQKMGIAFIFALAGTVLFLQMLARIPLKDVIIVPLVGIMFGRVIGAVTTFFAYRHDLLQSLGAWTNGDFSGVLRGRYELLYVAIPAVMLAYWFADRFTLAGMGEDFARNLGLNYQQVLYLGLSIVALVTAVVVLTVGAIPFLGLIVPNVVSLLLGDHMRRTLPYTAWGGALLVLACDLLGRLIRYPYEIPVGTIVGVLGSGIFLLLILRREAYAAG